In Passer domesticus isolate bPasDom1 chromosome 7, bPasDom1.hap1, whole genome shotgun sequence, one genomic interval encodes:
- the KDM4A gene encoding lysine-specific demethylase 4A — MASELESLNPGQRIMTFRPTMEEFRDFSRYIAYVESQGAHRAGLAKIVPPKEWKPRQCYDDIDELVIPAPIQQVVTGQSGLFTQYNIQKKAMTVREFRRIANSDKYCTPRYTDFEDLERKYWKNLTFNAPIYGADVNGTLYDKHVDAWNIGRLNTILDIVENESGITIEGVNTPYLYFGMWKTSFAWHTEDMDLYSINYLHFGEPKSWYSIPPEHGKRLERLAKGFFPGSAQSCEAFLRHKMTLISPSILKKYGIPFDKVTQEAGEFMITFPYSYHAGFNHGFNCAESTNFATLRWIEYGKQSVLCSCRKDMVKISMDVFVRKYQPDRYKLWKAGKDVTVIDHALPTPEAAEFLKGDLMQKVKSGKQCAEEMETEETCKEEVDGDETKSIPKHRIGTKRHRVCLEVPQEVSESEAFPKEELSSTQYEADMAEPRERPTSEFVQQGEQRIKLPDRVDSAKFEELKPVKLEEEEQEAAALDLSISHASNSTSVLPASKQSATSSAQSSSPCYSSDSESSDLLAKRTLPGPAGVFTVHSYAKGDASGSDSEQTPGKKASASSSVSEQELTEVGKEYVSSVKESKKSKGRRQPLSKLPRHHPLLVKDCISDDEASEQLTPEEEAEETEAWAKPLSQLWQNRPPNFEAEKEYNRTMAQQPPYCAVCMLFQAYQAECEGSSQNSGVTPAAADGKIRTKPLIPEMCFTATGCSTDLNLSTPYLEEDGTSVLITCKNCHVCVHASCYGVSPDKATEDWMCSRCTENALEEDCCLCSLRGGALQRANDDKWVHVMCAVAVLEAKFVNIAERSPVDVGKIPLQRFRLKCIFCKKRRKRIAGCCVQCSHGRCPTSFHVSCAQAAGVMMQPDDWPFVVFITCFRHKTPSQAERAKAALQDLSPGQIVISKHKNGRFYQCEVVSLAKETFYEVNFDDGSFSDNLYPEDIVSRDCLQLGPPAEGEVVQVRWTDGQVYGAKFVASHAIQMYQVEFEDGSQLMVKRDDVYTLEEELPKRVKSRLSIASDMRFTEIFEEKEVSQERKRQRVINSRYREDYIEPALYRAIME, encoded by the exons ATGGCCTCGGAGCTGGAGAGCCTCAACCCCGGGCAGCGCATCATGACCTTCCGCCCCACCATGGAGGAGTTCCGCGACTTCAGCCGCTACATCGCCTACGTGGAGTCGCAGGGCGCGCACCGCGCCGGCCTGGCCAAG ATCGTGCCGCCTAAGGAGTGGAAGCCGCGGCAGTGCTACGATGACATCGACGAGCTCGTCATCCCCGCGCCCATCCAGCAGGTGGTGACGGGGCAGTCCGGGCTCTTCACGCAGTACAACATCCAGAAGAAGGCCATGACGGTCCGCGAGTTCCGCAGGATCGCCAACAGTGACAA GTACTGCACACCCCGGTACACGGACTTTGAAGACCTTGAACGAAAGTACTGGAAGAACCTTACGTTCAATGCCCCCATCTACGGGGCTGACGTTAATGGCACGCTCTACGACAAG CATGTAGATGCGTGGAATATTGGCAGATTGAACACAATCCTGGATATTGTGGAGAATGAAAGTGGCATAACCATTGAAGGAGTGAATACTCCTTACCTGTATTTTGGCATGTGGAAAACTTCCTTTGCTTGGCACACCGAGGACATGGATCTCTACAGTATTAATTACTTGCATTTTGGGGAACCCAAGTCATG GTACTCCATCCCTCCAGAGCATGGAAAGAGGCTGGAGAGACTTGCAAAAG gttttttcccaGGAAGTGCCCAAAGCTGTGAAGCATTTCTCCGTCACAAGATGACTCTCATCTCCCCATCAATTCTGAAGAAATATGGAATTCCATTTGATAAG GTGACACAGGAGGCTGGAGAGTTCATGATAACCTTTCCTTATAGCTATCATGCTGGCTTTAACCACGGCTTCAACTGTGCTGAATCTACCAACTTTGCTACTCTTCGCTGGATTGAGTACGGGAAGCAGTCGGTGCTG tGCTCATGTCGGAAGGACATGGTGAAGATCTCCATGGATGTGTTTGTGAGGAAGTACCAGCCAGATCGTTACAAGCTTTGGAAAGCTGGGAAAGACGTGACTGTCATTGACCATGCTCTTCCAaccccagaggcagcagagtTCCTTAAAGGGGATCTCATGCAAAAAGTCAAGAGTGGGAAACAGTGTGCTGAGGAGATGGAAACAGAAGAGACATGTAAAGAGGAGGTGGATGGGGATGAGACAAAAAG CATCCCCAAGCACCGCATAGGAACAAAAAGGCACAGGGTCTGCCTGGAAGTGCCTCAGGAGGTGAGTGAGAGTGAGGCCTTCCCCAAGGAGGAGCTGAGCTCCACACAGTATGAAGCAGACATGGCAGAGCCTCGTGAGAGGCCTACGAGTGAATTCGTGCAGCAAGGTGAACAAAGGATCAAACTTCCAG ATCGTGTGGACTCAGCCAAATTTGAAGAATTGAAACCGGTGAAGCTTGAGGAAGAAGAGCAAGAAGCAGCTGCACTGGATCTCTCCATTTCACATGCTTCAAATTCCACTTCAGTGTTGCCAGCTTCAAAGCAGAGTGCTACATCCAGTGCTCAGTCCAGCTCACCTTGCTATTCTTCAGACTCGGAATCGTCGGATCTGTTGGCAAAGCGAACTCTCCCTGGGCCAGCCGGGGTGTTCACGGTGCACAGCTACGCCAAGGGCGATGCCAGCGGCTCCGACAGTGAGCAGACCCCAGGGAAGAAAGCCAGTGCCAGCTCCAGTGTCAGTGAGCAAGAACTGACAGAG GTGGGAAAGGAGTACGTAAGCTCCGTGAAGGAGAGTAAGAAGTCCAAGGGCCGTCGCCAGCCGTTGAGCAAACTGCCCCGTCATCACCCGCTCCTGGTGAAAGACTGCATCAGTGATGATG AGGCATCAGAGCAGCTAACTCCTGAAGAAGAGGCTGAGGAGACAGAAGCATGGGCCAAGCCACTGAGCCAGCTGTGGCAGAATCGGCCACCAAACTTTGAGGCTGAAAAAGAATACAATCGCACCATGGCCCAGCAGCCCCCATACTGTGCTGTTTGTATGCTCTTCCAGGCGTATCAG GCGGAATGTGAGGGCAGCAGTCAAAACTCCGGAGTgactccagctgctgcagatgggAAGATCCGAACTAAACCCCTGATTCCTGAAATGTGCTTTACTGCAACTGGCTGCAGCACTGACCTCAATCTCTCCACTCCCTACCTGGAGGAAGATGGAACCAGTGTACTCATCACCTGCAAGAACTGCCATGTCTGTGTTCATGCGA GTTGTTATGGTGTATCCCCTGACAAGGCCACTGAAGACTGGATGTGCTCCCGGTGTACAGAAAATGCATTAGAAGAG GACTGCTGTTTGTGTTCCTTACGAGGAGGAGCGTTGCAGAGAGCCAATGATGACAA ATGGGTTCATGTGATGTGTGCTGTGGCTGTACTGGAGGCAAAATTTGTGAACATCGCAGAGCGGAGTCCTGTAGATGTTGGCAAAATCCCCCTGCAACGTTTCAGACTG AAATGCATCTTCTgcaagaaaaggagaaagagaattGCAGGTTGCTGTGTACAGTGTTCACATGGCCGATGTCCCACATCCTTTCATGTCAGCTGTGCCCAAGCAGCAGGAGTCATGATGCAGCCTGATGACTGGCCATTTGTTGTCTTCATTACCTGCTTCAGGCATAAGACTCCATCTCAGGCTGAG cgAGCAAAGGCTGCACTCCAGGATCTGTCCCCTGGACAGATAGTCATCAGTAAGCACAAGAATGGTCGCTTCTATCAATGTGAAGTGGTCAGCCTTGCAAAGGAGACTTTCTACGAGGTCAACTTTGATGATGGCTCCTTCAGCGATAACCTGTACCCAGAGGACATTGTG AGTCGAGATTGTCTTCAATTAGGTCCCCCTGCTGAAGGGGAAGTCGTGCAGGTGAGATGGACAGATGGACAAGTTTATGGAGCGAAGTTTGTTGCATCACACGCAATCCAGATGTACCAG GTGGAATTTGAAGATGGGTCACAGCTGATGGTGAAAAGGGATGATGTATACACTCTTGAAGAGGAGCTTCCTAAGAGAGTGAAGTCAAGGCTG TCAATCGCTTCAGATATGCGCTTCACAGAGATCTTCGAGGAGAAGGAGGTCAGTCAAGAGAGGAAGAGACAAAGAGTGATCAATTCACGCTACCGTGAAGATTATATTGAACCTGCCTTGTACCGGGCCATCATGGAGTAA